The following coding sequences are from one Deinococcus arcticus window:
- a CDS encoding YtxH domain-containing protein: MREHHFPLKRLLVLGALVGAGAYYFSREQNRRALDAKLAELGLKDAAHDVGQSVTKGWEKTKEAAKDAGAVLAEKASEVKDAASTGGVQAAAEKAKDVAGDVKTAVGGAATQAGAAAQGVAQTASDKAQDLKADAKAGAQQAASDLKAGAQQAAEGARTTAQTAAQGAGQSTQKPAAQGGTPAQANSQGAAGTQPQTNQGQQGNAGTGPKPGSNGKA, encoded by the coding sequence ATGAGAGAGCATCATTTTCCCCTGAAACGTCTGCTGGTGCTGGGTGCCCTGGTGGGCGCCGGCGCGTACTACTTCAGCCGCGAGCAGAACCGCCGCGCGCTGGACGCCAAGCTGGCCGAACTGGGCCTGAAAGACGCCGCGCACGACGTGGGCCAGAGCGTGACCAAGGGCTGGGAAAAGACCAAGGAAGCCGCCAAGGACGCGGGCGCCGTGCTGGCCGAAAAGGCCAGTGAGGTCAAGGACGCGGCGAGCACGGGCGGGGTTCAGGCTGCTGCCGAGAAGGCCAAGGACGTGGCCGGCGACGTGAAAACGGCCGTGGGGGGCGCCGCCACCCAGGCCGGAGCCGCGGCCCAGGGCGTGGCCCAGACCGCCAGCGACAAGGCCCAGGACCTGAAGGCCGACGCCAAGGCAGGCGCCCAGCAGGCCGCCAGCGACCTGAAGGCGGGCGCGCAGCAAGCCGCTGAAGGGGCCAGGACCACTGCCCAGACAGCCGCGCAGGGTGCGGGTCAGAGCACCCAGAAACCCGCTGCCCAGGGCGGCACCCCGGCCCAGGCGAACAGCCAGGGCGCAGCAGGCACCCAGCCCCAGACGAACCAGGGCCAGCAGGGGAACGCAGGCACCGGCCCCAAACCCGGCAGCAACGGCAAAGCCTGA
- the clpS gene encoding ATP-dependent Clp protease adapter ClpS encodes MTRRDEQGQTQTLERTHTEKPRLFRVLLLNDDYTPMDFVVMVLRRYFRKAQPDAELIMLAVHRKGQGVAGVYPRDVAETKVAQVTAHARQEGHPLRVVAEPE; translated from the coding sequence ATGACGCGCCGGGATGAGCAGGGCCAGACCCAGACACTGGAGCGCACGCACACCGAGAAGCCCCGGCTGTTTCGGGTGCTGCTGCTGAACGATGACTACACGCCCATGGACTTTGTGGTGATGGTGCTGCGGCGCTACTTTCGCAAGGCCCAGCCCGACGCCGAGCTGATCATGCTGGCGGTCCACCGCAAGGGCCAGGGGGTGGCCGGGGTCTACCCGCGCGACGTGGCCGAGACCAAGGTGGCGCAGGTCACCGCGCACGCCCGGCAGGAGGGCCACCCGCTGCGGGTGGTGGCCGAGCCGGAATGA
- a CDS encoding AAA family ATPase — protein MIGDHLQVTIARAADYAREAGHEYVTQEHLLLALTHDPEARDALLALGVDVPRLRDELQAALSSLEALPDAEPDFTLGVHRVVEGAVLQLHASGKSHEQADGARVLAELLEEEDSAARAALEAQGVTRLDVLSYLSHGVARVPGRERERRVAGVDGPGEAAPEAEPDPLAAYATDLTAQARAGAFDPVIGRAAELERMVHVLARRTKNNPVLVGEPGVGKTALAEGLAQRVVGGQAPGFLRGAAVYALDLGALLAGTRYRGDFEARLKAVLSALDGQNAVLFIDELHTLVGAGATEGGSVDAANLLKPALARGRLRVLGATTPAEVRHLEKDRALWRRFQTVEVPEPGEDDALAIVQGLASRYAAHHGVSYTPGALEAAVRLSVRHLRDRFLPDKAIDVLDEAGAARSSNSTGGSIEISDIEATVARMARVPLGAVKAEEVTSLATLEADLKTRVYGQDAAVAAVASAVKLARAGLRDLNKPQGMFLLAGPTGVGKTELARALAERLGIHLARFDMSEYQEAHTVARLIGAPPGYVGFDQGGLLTDAVARHPHAVVLLDEIEKAHPDVYNLFLQLMDHGTLTDHTGKKVDGRGLLLLFTTNAGAADAARPALGFSRVGRAGEEAEAVKRTFSPEFRNRLDATLHFAPLSPAVMNDVVDKFLRELQVQLQERGVSLSVTPAARARLATLGYDPALGARPLARVIDTHLKQPLADALLFGRLEGGGPVTVDIKEGEFTLS, from the coding sequence ATGATTGGAGACCACCTGCAAGTCACGATTGCCCGCGCAGCCGACTATGCGCGCGAGGCGGGGCACGAATACGTGACCCAGGAACACCTGCTGCTGGCCCTGACCCACGACCCTGAAGCCAGAGACGCCCTGCTGGCCCTGGGCGTGGACGTGCCGCGCCTGCGTGATGAGCTGCAGGCGGCGCTGTCCAGCCTGGAGGCGCTGCCAGACGCCGAACCAGACTTCACCCTGGGGGTGCACCGGGTGGTGGAAGGCGCCGTGCTGCAACTGCACGCCAGCGGCAAGAGCCACGAGCAGGCCGACGGCGCCCGCGTGCTGGCCGAACTGCTGGAGGAAGAGGACAGTGCCGCGCGCGCCGCCCTGGAAGCGCAGGGGGTGACGCGGCTGGACGTGCTGAGTTACCTGTCGCACGGGGTCGCCCGGGTGCCGGGCCGCGAGCGCGAACGCCGCGTGGCCGGGGTGGACGGCCCCGGCGAAGCCGCCCCCGAGGCCGAGCCCGATCCCCTGGCCGCCTACGCCACCGACCTGACCGCCCAGGCCCGCGCGGGCGCCTTTGACCCGGTGATCGGGCGCGCGGCGGAGCTGGAACGCATGGTGCATGTGCTGGCGCGGCGCACGAAGAACAACCCCGTGCTGGTGGGCGAACCCGGCGTGGGCAAAACGGCGCTGGCCGAGGGGCTGGCGCAGCGCGTGGTGGGCGGGCAGGCCCCGGGGTTCCTGCGCGGCGCCGCCGTGTACGCCCTGGACCTGGGGGCGCTGCTGGCCGGCACCCGCTACCGGGGCGATTTCGAGGCGCGGCTCAAGGCCGTGCTCTCCGCCCTGGATGGCCAGAACGCTGTGCTGTTCATTGACGAACTGCACACCCTGGTGGGCGCCGGGGCCACCGAGGGCGGCAGCGTGGACGCCGCCAACCTCCTCAAACCGGCGCTGGCCCGGGGGCGGCTGCGGGTGCTGGGCGCCACCACGCCCGCCGAGGTGCGTCACCTGGAAAAAGACCGCGCGCTGTGGCGCCGCTTTCAGACGGTGGAGGTGCCCGAGCCCGGCGAGGACGACGCCCTGGCCATCGTGCAGGGGCTGGCCAGCCGCTACGCCGCCCACCACGGCGTGAGCTACACCCCGGGGGCACTGGAAGCGGCCGTGCGCCTGTCGGTGCGCCATCTGCGCGACCGCTTCCTGCCCGACAAGGCCATTGACGTGCTGGACGAGGCCGGAGCGGCCCGGTCCAGCAACAGCACAGGGGGCAGCATTGAGATCAGCGACATTGAGGCCACAGTGGCCCGCATGGCCCGGGTGCCGCTGGGCGCTGTGAAGGCCGAAGAAGTCACCTCGCTGGCGACCCTGGAAGCGGACCTGAAGACGCGCGTGTATGGGCAGGACGCGGCGGTGGCAGCCGTGGCGAGCGCCGTGAAACTGGCCCGCGCTGGCCTGCGAGACCTGAACAAGCCCCAGGGCATGTTTCTGCTGGCCGGCCCCACCGGCGTGGGCAAGACCGAGCTGGCCCGCGCGCTGGCCGAGCGGCTGGGCATTCATCTGGCGCGATTTGACATGAGCGAGTACCAGGAAGCGCACACCGTGGCCCGCCTGATTGGCGCCCCGCCCGGCTACGTGGGTTTTGACCAGGGTGGCCTGCTCACAGACGCCGTGGCCAGGCATCCGCACGCTGTGGTGCTGCTGGACGAGATTGAAAAGGCCCATCCGGACGTGTACAACCTCTTCCTGCAGCTGATGGACCACGGCACCCTGACCGACCACACCGGCAAGAAGGTGGACGGCCGGGGTCTGCTGCTGCTGTTCACCACCAACGCGGGGGCCGCCGACGCCGCGCGCCCCGCCCTGGGCTTTTCCCGCGTGGGCCGCGCCGGCGAGGAAGCCGAGGCGGTGAAGCGCACCTTCAGCCCCGAGTTCCGCAATCGGCTGGACGCCACGCTGCACTTTGCGCCGCTGTCCCCGGCGGTGATGAACGATGTGGTGGACAAATTCTTGCGCGAATTGCAGGTGCAGCTGCAGGAACGCGGCGTGAGCCTGAGCGTGACCCCCGCTGCCCGCGCCCGGCTGGCGACCCTGGGCTACGACCCGGCGCTGGGGGCCCGGCCGCTGGCGCGCGTGATTGACACGCACCTGAAACAGCCCCTGGCCGACGCCCTGCTGTTCGGGCGCCTGGAGGGGGGCGGCCCCGTGACGGTGGACATCAAAGAGGGTGAATTCACCCTTTCCTGA
- a CDS encoding 3-oxoacid CoA-transferase produces the protein MKIVPVITPQEAAAQVKSGQTLLVGGFGMTGNPVHLVHALAQTDVRGLTYVANNVSEPGLSGGRLLRNRQIARAVGSYFTSNPEAVKANQEGWLEVQLLPQGTLAEALRAGGAGLGGFYTPTAAGTLIAGDADVRTLNGQEMIFVPALRGDVAFVRAWRADTAGNLQYRLTEQNFNKAMATAADLVIAEVEEIVPVGTIPPEQVHTPGLYVDYLVQAPLLPEHLGSSASVKASAKRVDEARMNMARRALRELNRGDVVNLGIGIPTLVADLITPEHGVNLHTENGMLGVGPAPEDGGALDYPVNAGKIPVTALPGASYFDSADSFAMIRGRHVDVAVMGGLQVDACGNLANWAVPGKPLLGVGGAMDLAGGARRLIITMSHTDPDGTPKIVPDCTLPLTARGAVDLVITDKAVFEFRGGVLTLTELMPGATLDEVRASTGAAFIEALPAEVAPV, from the coding sequence ATGAAAATCGTTCCCGTGATCACCCCGCAGGAAGCCGCTGCCCAGGTGAAAAGCGGCCAGACCCTGCTGGTGGGGGGGTTTGGCATGACCGGCAACCCGGTGCATCTGGTGCATGCGCTGGCCCAAACGGACGTGCGGGGCCTGACCTACGTGGCGAACAACGTATCCGAGCCCGGGCTGAGCGGGGGAAGACTGCTGCGCAACCGGCAGATTGCCCGGGCGGTGGGCTCGTACTTCACGTCCAACCCCGAAGCCGTAAAGGCGAACCAGGAGGGCTGGCTGGAGGTGCAACTGCTGCCCCAGGGCACACTGGCCGAGGCGCTGCGGGCCGGGGGCGCCGGGCTGGGCGGCTTCTACACGCCCACGGCCGCCGGCACCCTGATTGCCGGGGACGCCGACGTGCGCACCCTGAACGGACAGGAAATGATCTTCGTGCCTGCCCTGCGCGGCGACGTGGCCTTTGTGCGCGCGTGGCGGGCCGACACAGCGGGCAACCTGCAGTACCGCCTGACCGAGCAGAACTTCAACAAGGCGATGGCCACCGCCGCCGACCTCGTGATTGCCGAGGTGGAAGAAATCGTGCCGGTGGGGACCATCCCACCCGAGCAGGTGCACACGCCAGGGCTGTACGTGGACTATCTGGTGCAGGCGCCGCTGTTGCCTGAACACCTGGGGTCCAGTGCCAGCGTGAAGGCCAGTGCCAAGCGGGTGGACGAGGCGCGCATGAACATGGCCCGCCGCGCCCTGAGGGAGCTGAACAGGGGCGACGTGGTGAACCTGGGTATTGGCATTCCTACGCTGGTGGCCGACCTGATCACGCCCGAACACGGCGTGAACCTGCACACCGAGAACGGCATGCTGGGCGTGGGCCCCGCCCCCGAGGACGGCGGCGCGCTGGACTATCCGGTGAACGCGGGCAAGATTCCGGTGACTGCCCTGCCAGGGGCCAGCTACTTTGACAGCGCCGATTCCTTTGCCATGATTCGCGGGCGGCATGTGGATGTGGCGGTGATGGGCGGCCTGCAGGTGGACGCCTGCGGCAACCTGGCCAACTGGGCGGTGCCTGGCAAGCCGCTTCTGGGCGTGGGCGGCGCCATGGATCTGGCGGGCGGGGCGCGGCGCCTGATCATCACCATGAGTCATACCGACCCCGACGGCACGCCCAAGATCGTCCCGGACTGCACCCTGCCGCTGACCGCACGCGGCGCGGTGGATCTGGTGATTACCGACAAGGCGGTGTTTGAATTCCGGGGCGGCGTGCTCACCCTGACTGAACTGATGCCCGGCGCCACCCTGGACGAGGTGCGCGCCAGCACGGGTGCGGCCTTTATTGAGGCCCTGCCAGCGGAGGTGGCCCCGGTTTAA
- a CDS encoding thiolase family protein — translation MTAPQTPAPLTLQTLHDRDVVIVSAVRTPIGAIRGALASVRPDDLAALVIREAVARAGVSGDEIEEVIFGCANQAGEDNRNVARMAALLAGLPDTVAGLTVNRLCASGLSAVNTAARAIRSGDGDVYVVGGVESMTRAPLVMPKGPQAFANGNVTAYDTTLGWRFPNPALEALFPLEAMGETAENIAGRSRDGAYAGGEITRAAQDAFALESQGKAVAAINAGHFKSQIVPVEVRGRKGVTVFDTDEHPRMKKEGDTYTLATDEATLEGLKPAFRKGGSVTAGNASGLNDGAAALVLMSAARARELGITPLARWVGGASAGVEARVMGLGPIPATRKVLARTGLSVADLDLIELNEAFAVQALACIRELGLPEEKVNVNGGAIALGHPLGMSGARLIVALTHELARREGRYGLATLCVGVGQGEAAIIERVEA, via the coding sequence ATGACTGCCCCCCAGACCCCCGCCCCCCTGACCCTCCAGACCCTGCACGACCGCGACGTGGTGATTGTCTCGGCGGTTCGCACCCCCATCGGCGCCATTCGCGGCGCCCTGGCCAGCGTGCGCCCCGACGATCTGGCCGCCCTGGTGATCCGCGAGGCGGTGGCCCGCGCCGGGGTGAGCGGCGACGAGATTGAAGAGGTGATTTTCGGCTGCGCCAATCAGGCGGGCGAGGACAACCGCAACGTGGCCCGCATGGCGGCGCTGCTGGCCGGGCTGCCCGACACAGTGGCGGGCCTGACGGTCAACCGCCTGTGTGCCAGCGGCCTCTCGGCTGTGAACACGGCGGCGCGCGCCATTCGCAGCGGCGACGGCGACGTGTATGTGGTGGGCGGCGTGGAAAGCATGACCCGCGCGCCGCTGGTGATGCCCAAGGGCCCACAGGCGTTTGCCAACGGCAACGTGACTGCCTATGACACCACCCTGGGCTGGCGCTTTCCCAACCCTGCCCTGGAAGCCCTGTTTCCCCTGGAAGCGATGGGGGAGACGGCCGAGAACATCGCCGGGCGCAGCCGCGACGGGGCCTATGCGGGCGGCGAGATCACCCGCGCGGCGCAGGACGCCTTTGCCCTGGAGAGCCAGGGCAAGGCCGTGGCCGCGATCAACGCCGGTCACTTCAAGTCCCAGATCGTGCCGGTGGAGGTGAGGGGCCGCAAGGGCGTGACCGTATTTGACACCGACGAGCACCCACGCATGAAAAAAGAGGGCGACACCTACACCCTGGCCACCGATGAAGCCACCCTGGAGGGCCTGAAACCCGCCTTCCGCAAGGGCGGCAGCGTGACGGCTGGCAACGCCAGCGGCCTGAACGACGGCGCGGCGGCCCTGGTGCTGATGTCGGCCGCCCGGGCGCGCGAGCTGGGGATCACCCCGCTGGCCCGCTGGGTGGGCGGCGCCTCGGCAGGCGTGGAGGCGCGCGTGATGGGCCTGGGGCCCATTCCCGCCACCCGCAAGGTTCTGGCGCGCACCGGCCTGAGCGTGGCCGACCTGGACCTGATTGAGCTGAACGAGGCGTTTGCCGTGCAGGCACTGGCCTGCATCCGTGAACTGGGCCTGCCCGAGGAGAAGGTGAACGTCAACGGCGGCGCCATCGCCCTGGGCCACCCGCTGGGCATGAGCGGCGCCCGCCTGATCGTGGCCCTGACGCACGAACTGGCCCGTCGGGAAGGGCGCTATGGCCTGGCCACCCTCTGCGTGGGCGTGGGCCAGGGCGAGGCCGCCATCATTGAGCGGGTGGAGGCATGA
- the pgi gene encoding glucose-6-phosphate isomerase, which yields MSITTTPAWKALQEHHDELKAAHLRDLFAADPTRGETLCAEGAGLYLDYSKNRVTRQTLELLCDLARAAGVERRRDAMLAGEKINVTEDRAVLHTALRQPRDAAVSVDGRNVVPDVHGVLDRMAAFAEAVRGGTWRGHTGKPLKNIVNIGIGGSDLGPVMAYEALKFYAQRDLTLRFVSNVDGTDLVEKTRDLKPEETLFLVSSKTFTTQETMANARSARAWLLSALGDEAAVARHFAAVSTNAAEVERFGIDTANMFGFWDWVGGRYSMDSAIGLSLMIAVGPGHFRELLAGFHDMDEHFRTAPLEHNLPALLALLGVWYNNFFGAQTHAVLPYDQYLAYFPAYLQQLDMESNGKSVTLEGEVVDYQTGPVVWGQPGTNGQHAFYQLIHQGTKLIPCDFIAFCQTLNPLPLPGGAPHHDLLSANVFAQTEALAFGKTQAQVLAEGGVSPDLAPHRVFEGNRPTNTLLADRLTPRTLGALIALYEHKVFVQGAVWNINSFDQWGVELGKVLASQIVPELGEAEPELAHDSSTNALIRRYRARR from the coding sequence ATGAGCATCACCACCACCCCCGCCTGGAAGGCCCTGCAGGAACACCACGACGAACTGAAAGCCGCCCATCTGCGCGACCTGTTTGCCGCTGACCCCACGCGCGGCGAGACGCTGTGCGCCGAGGGCGCGGGCCTTTATCTGGATTACAGCAAGAATCGCGTCACGCGGCAGACGCTGGAACTGCTGTGCGACCTTGCGCGGGCCGCGGGGGTGGAGCGCAGACGCGACGCCATGCTGGCCGGCGAGAAGATCAACGTGACCGAGGACCGCGCCGTGCTGCACACCGCCCTGCGCCAGCCCCGGGACGCGGCGGTGTCGGTGGACGGCCGCAACGTGGTGCCTGACGTGCACGGGGTCCTGGACCGCATGGCGGCCTTTGCCGAGGCGGTGCGCGGCGGCACGTGGCGGGGCCACACGGGCAAGCCGCTGAAAAACATCGTGAATATCGGCATTGGCGGCAGCGACCTGGGGCCGGTCATGGCCTACGAGGCGCTGAAGTTCTATGCCCAGCGCGACCTGACCCTGCGCTTCGTGTCGAACGTGGACGGCACGGATCTGGTGGAAAAGACGCGCGACCTGAAGCCGGAAGAGACACTGTTTCTCGTGAGTTCCAAGACCTTTACCACCCAGGAGACCATGGCCAATGCCCGCTCGGCCCGCGCGTGGCTGCTCTCGGCGCTGGGGGACGAGGCGGCGGTGGCGCGGCATTTCGCGGCCGTGAGCACGAACGCCGCCGAGGTGGAGCGCTTCGGCATCGACACGGCCAACATGTTCGGGTTCTGGGACTGGGTGGGCGGGCGCTATTCCATGGACAGCGCCATTGGCCTGAGCCTGATGATCGCGGTGGGCCCCGGGCACTTCCGCGAGCTGCTGGCGGGCTTTCACGACATGGACGAGCATTTCCGCACCGCGCCACTGGAGCACAACCTGCCCGCGCTGCTGGCACTGCTGGGGGTGTGGTACAACAACTTTTTCGGCGCCCAGACGCACGCGGTGCTGCCCTACGACCAGTATCTGGCGTATTTCCCGGCCTACTTGCAGCAACTGGACATGGAAAGCAACGGCAAATCGGTCACCCTGGAGGGCGAGGTGGTGGACTACCAGACCGGGCCGGTGGTCTGGGGCCAGCCCGGCACCAACGGCCAGCACGCCTTTTACCAGCTGATTCACCAGGGCACCAAGCTGATTCCCTGCGACTTCATCGCCTTTTGCCAGACGCTCAACCCCCTGCCCTTGCCCGGCGGCGCCCCCCACCACGACCTGCTGAGCGCCAACGTGTTCGCGCAGACCGAGGCCCTGGCCTTTGGCAAGACCCAGGCCCAGGTGCTGGCCGAGGGGGGGGTGAGCCCGGACCTGGCGCCCCACCGCGTCTTTGAGGGCAACCGGCCCACCAACACCCTGCTGGCCGACCGCCTGACCCCGCGCACCCTGGGCGCCCTGATTGCCCTGTACGAACATAAGGTCTTTGTGCAGGGCGCCGTGTGGAACATCAATTCTTTCGACCAGTGGGGAGTGGAACTGGGCAAGGTGCTGGCCAGCCAGATTGTGCCGGAACTGGGCGAGGCTGAACCTGAACTGGCGCACGACAGCTCCACCAACGCCCTGATTCGCCGCTACCGCGCCCGGCGCTGA
- a CDS encoding pyruvate, water dikinase regulatory protein → MPEPRTVLIVSDHTGLTAENIARALLAHFPGQPLVYRRRPFTADVPAAQAVTREVALLAARGERPLIFTTVTRADVLAELQACPAEVFDLLGPGLGVLEREFGIPAVREVGRHHDMHDSEAYLSRMDALDFALATDDGVGDKQYGLSDVILVGVSRAGKTPTSLFLALQHGIRASNYPLAEDDFERTGLPLPLEPWRAKLHGLTIDPRRLHAIRTQRKAGSRYASLEQCEHEVRRAERLFQRVGIPVRDTTTASVEEIAAGILQTLRQG, encoded by the coding sequence ATGCCCGAGCCGCGCACTGTGCTGATTGTCAGCGACCACACCGGTCTGACCGCCGAGAACATTGCCCGCGCCCTGCTGGCGCACTTTCCGGGCCAGCCGCTGGTGTACCGGCGCCGCCCCTTCACGGCCGACGTGCCGGCCGCGCAGGCCGTCACGCGCGAGGTGGCGCTGCTGGCCGCGCGCGGCGAGCGCCCGCTGATCTTTACCACCGTCACCCGCGCCGACGTGCTGGCCGAGCTGCAGGCGTGCCCGGCCGAGGTCTTTGACCTGCTGGGGCCCGGACTGGGGGTGCTGGAACGCGAATTCGGCATTCCCGCCGTGCGCGAGGTGGGCCGCCACCACGACATGCACGACAGCGAGGCGTACCTGTCGCGCATGGACGCCCTGGATTTCGCCCTGGCCACCGATGACGGCGTGGGCGACAAGCAGTACGGCCTGTCCGACGTGATTCTGGTGGGCGTGTCCCGGGCGGGCAAGACGCCCACCAGCCTCTTTCTGGCGCTGCAACACGGCATTCGCGCCAGCAACTATCCCCTGGCCGAGGACGACTTCGAGCGCACCGGCCTGCCGCTGCCCCTGGAACCCTGGCGCGCCAAGCTGCACGGCCTGACCATTGACCCCCGGCGCCTGCACGCCATTCGCACCCAGCGCAAGGCGGGCAGCCGCTACGCCAGCCTGGAACAGTGCGAGCACGAGGTTCGCCGCGCCGAGCGCCTGTTTCAGCGGGTGGGCATTCCGGTGCGCGACACCACCACCGCCAGCGTCGAAGAGATCGCCGCCGGCATCCTGCAAACGCTGCGCCAGGGGTAG
- the ppsA gene encoding phosphoenolpyruvate synthase, translated as MDMIRPFQTLRMTDVELVGGKNASLGELIQGLAEAGVRVPGGFATTADAFRLFLQDNQIEQSINARLHSLDVNDVVALAQAGREIRAQVEAAALPAALEEAIRAAYAGLTAESGGTEPDVAVRSSATAEDLPEASFAGQQETFLNVRGIDSVLHHVRLVFASLYNDRAISYRVHHGFAHSDVALSAGVQRMVRTDLGASGVAFTLDTESGYRDAVLVTSAYGLGEMVVQGAVNPDEFFVYKPALKAGHKAILRRTLGSKARKMIYAEGGGVQTVEVPGEQQRAFSLSDADLTELARQCVTIEEHYGRPMDIEWGKDGRDGQIYILQARPETVQSRTGGVLERFELTGKGPVLVEGRAVGNRIGAGVVRVVRDVSQMDQVRDGDVLVADMTDPDWEPVMKRASAIVTNRGGRTCHAAIIARELGIPAVVGTGNATRELASGQAVTVSCAEGDTGFVYGGQLAYRVNRVELGNMPDVGLKIMMNVASPDRAFSFAALPHEGVGLARVEFICSNVIGIHPRALLDYPEVPGDVKAQIDEKTAGYASPRDFFREKLAEGVSSIAAAFAPKPVIVRLSDFKSNEYAHLIGGAAYEPTEENPMIGFRGASRYRSADFAAAFALECEAIKSVRDEMGLTNVQVMIPFVRTVDEARQIIEILGRNGLKRGENGLKLIMMCEIPSNAILADQFLEYFDGFSIGSNDLTQLTLALDRDSGLVADLFDEQNEAVLALMALAIAAAKRAGKYVGICGQGPSDHPALAQWLMEQGIDSVSLNPDSVLGTWLHLAGEGAEARATVAG; from the coding sequence ATGGATATGATTCGCCCGTTCCAGACACTAAGGATGACCGACGTGGAGCTTGTCGGCGGCAAGAACGCGTCGCTCGGCGAGCTGATCCAGGGCCTTGCGGAGGCCGGGGTGCGCGTGCCCGGGGGCTTTGCCACCACCGCCGACGCCTTCCGGCTGTTCTTGCAGGACAACCAGATTGAGCAGAGCATCAACGCCCGGCTGCACAGCCTGGACGTGAACGACGTGGTGGCCCTGGCCCAGGCGGGCCGCGAGATCCGCGCGCAGGTGGAGGCCGCCGCCCTGCCCGCCGCACTGGAAGAGGCGATTCGCGCCGCCTACGCCGGGCTGACGGCCGAATCGGGCGGCACCGAGCCGGACGTGGCCGTGCGCTCCAGCGCCACCGCCGAGGACCTGCCCGAAGCCAGCTTTGCCGGCCAGCAGGAAACCTTTCTGAATGTGCGCGGCATTGACAGCGTGCTGCACCATGTCCGGCTGGTGTTTGCCAGCCTGTACAACGACCGCGCGATTTCCTACCGCGTGCACCACGGCTTTGCCCACAGCGACGTGGCCCTGTCGGCGGGCGTACAGCGCATGGTCCGCACCGACCTGGGCGCCAGCGGCGTGGCCTTTACCCTGGACACCGAAAGCGGATACAGGGACGCCGTGCTGGTCACCAGCGCCTACGGCCTGGGTGAAATGGTGGTGCAGGGCGCCGTGAACCCCGATGAATTCTTCGTGTACAAGCCCGCGCTGAAAGCCGGCCACAAGGCGATTCTGCGCCGCACCCTGGGCAGCAAGGCCAGGAAGATGATCTACGCGGAAGGGGGCGGCGTGCAGACTGTGGAGGTGCCCGGTGAACAGCAGCGCGCGTTCAGCCTTTCGGACGCGGACCTGACCGAACTGGCCCGGCAGTGCGTGACCATTGAAGAGCACTACGGCCGCCCCATGGACATTGAATGGGGCAAGGACGGGCGAGACGGCCAGATCTATATTCTGCAGGCCCGCCCCGAGACCGTGCAGAGCCGCACCGGGGGCGTGCTGGAACGCTTTGAACTGACCGGCAAGGGGCCGGTACTGGTCGAAGGCCGCGCGGTGGGCAACCGCATCGGGGCCGGGGTCGTGCGCGTGGTCCGGGACGTCTCGCAGATGGATCAGGTCCGGGACGGCGACGTGCTGGTGGCCGACATGACCGACCCCGACTGGGAACCGGTGATGAAGCGGGCCAGCGCCATCGTGACCAACCGGGGCGGGCGCACCTGCCACGCGGCCATCATTGCCCGTGAACTGGGCATTCCGGCCGTGGTGGGCACCGGCAACGCCACCCGGGAACTGGCCAGCGGCCAGGCCGTGACCGTCTCCTGCGCCGAGGGCGACACCGGCTTTGTTTACGGGGGCCAGCTGGCCTACCGGGTCAACCGCGTGGAACTGGGCAACATGCCGGACGTGGGCCTGAAGATCATGATGAACGTGGCCTCGCCCGACCGCGCGTTCTCGTTCGCCGCGCTGCCGCACGAGGGCGTGGGGCTGGCGCGCGTGGAGTTCATCTGCTCGAACGTGATTGGCATTCACCCCCGGGCGCTGCTGGATTACCCGGAGGTGCCCGGGGACGTGAAGGCCCAGATTGACGAGAAGACGGCCGGATACGCCAGCCCGCGCGACTTTTTCCGCGAGAAGCTGGCCGAGGGCGTGTCCTCGATTGCCGCCGCCTTTGCCCCCAAGCCGGTGATCGTGCGCCTCTCGGATTTCAAGAGCAACGAATACGCGCACCTGATCGGCGGGGCCGCCTACGAGCCCACCGAGGAAAACCCCATGATCGGTTTCCGGGGGGCCAGCCGCTACCGCAGCGCCGACTTTGCAGCGGCCTTTGCGCTGGAATGCGAGGCCATCAAGTCGGTGCGCGACGAGATGGGCCTGACCAACGTGCAGGTGATGATTCCCTTCGTGCGCACCGTGGACGAGGCCCGGCAGATCATCGAGATTCTGGGCCGAAACGGCCTGAAGCGCGGCGAGAACGGCTTGAAACTCATCATGATGTGCGAGATTCCCAGCAACGCCATCCTGGCCGACCAGTTTCTGGAATACTTCGACGGCTTCTCGATTGGCAGCAACGACCTGACGCAGCTGACCCTGGCCCTGGACCGCGACTCGGGGCTGGTGGCCGACCTGTTTGACGAGCAGAACGAGGCGGTGCTGGCGCTGATGGCGCTGGCCATTGCCGCCGCCAAGCGCGCGGGCAAATACGTGGGCATCTGCGGCCAGGGCCCCAGCGACCACCCCGCGCTGGCCCAGTGGCTGATGGAGCAGGGCATTGATTCCGTGAGCCTGAACCCCGACTCGGTGCTGGGGACGTGGCTGCACCTGGCCGGCGAGGGCGCCGAAGCGCGGGCGACCGTCGCAGGCTGA